From a single Dioscorea cayenensis subsp. rotundata cultivar TDr96_F1 unplaced genomic scaffold, TDr96_F1_v2_PseudoChromosome.rev07_lg8_w22 25.fasta BLBR01000460.1, whole genome shotgun sequence genomic region:
- the LOC120254454 gene encoding LOW QUALITY PROTEIN: uncharacterized hydrolase YugF (The sequence of the model RefSeq protein was modified relative to this genomic sequence to represent the inferred CDS: deleted 2 bases in 2 codons) — MAAVALLPASTLSPPSPPSHLPLFPTPNHLSPPSLLLPQPKASSTCQHLRFRIASSGPSVAAPMDQRSSNLKEIYRCCDAWTWNGFKINYLVKGKGMPLLLVHGFGASVAHWRRNIGVLSEKYTVYAIDLLGFGDSDKPAGFAYTMEVWAQLILDFLDEIIKEPTILIGNSVGSLACVIAASDSTKGLVRGLVLLNCAGGMNNKAIVDDWRIKLLLPLLWLVDFLLKQQGIATAIFNRVKQKDNLKNILLSVYGNKESVDEDLIEIIRRPADDLGALDAFVSIVTGPPGPSPISLMPKISLPILVLWGDEDPFTPIDGPVGKYFSSLPSKLPNVSLYLLQGVGHCPHDDKPDLVHEKLLPWLANLPTI, encoded by the exons ATGGCGGCAGTTGCATTGCTTCCAGCTTCCACCCTCTCTCCACCATCACCTCCCTCTCACCTCCCTCTCTTTCCCACTCCTAACCATCTCTCTCCCCCTTCCCTTCTCCTTCCACAGCCCAAAGCTTCCTCTACTTGCCAGCATCTCAGGTTCAGGATTGCTTCTAGTGGCCCAAGTGTAGCAGCTCCAATGGACCAGAGAAGCAGTAATCTCAAAGAGATTTAT AGATGTTGCGATGCTTGGACTTGGAATGGCTTCAAGATCAATTACCTTGTCAAGGGGAAGGGCATGCCTCTACTCCTTGTTCATGGTTTTGGTGCCTCTGTTGCGCACTGGCGTAG GAATATTGGAGTATTGTCGGAAAAATATACTGTCTATGCCATTGATCTTCTTGGTTTTGGTGATTCGGACAAACCAGCGGGCTTTGCTTATACAATGGAAGTATGGGCACAG TTGATTTTGGACTTTTTGGATGAGATCATCAAAGAGCCTACGATATTGATCGGCAACTCAGTCGGAAGTCTTGCTTGTGTCATTGCTGCTTCTG ATTCTACTAAAGGTTTGGTCCGAGGCCTTGTGTTGCTAAACTGTGCTGGTGGGATGAACAACAAAGCCATAGTTGACGACTGGAGGATCAAACTTTTGTTGCCTCTGCTTTGGCTAGTAGATTTTTTACTGAAGCAACAGGGAATTGCGACAGCAATTTTTAATCGTGTGAAACAAAA GGACAACTTGAAGAACATTTTGCTTTCTGTATATGGGAACAAAGAATCTGTCGATGAAGATCTTATTGAG ATTATTAGAAGGCCGGCTGATGATTTAGGAGCTCTTGATGCATTTGTGTCAATTGTAACCGGCCCACCG GGACCAAGTCCGATTTCATTGATGCCGAAAATTTCTCTGCCTATTTTGGTTTTATGGGGTGACGAAGACCCGTTCACTCCAATTGACGGACCGGTAgggaaatatttttcttcattaccATCTAAACTTCCGAATGTAAGTCTCTATCTACTGCAAGGAGTCGGTCATTGTCCTCACGACGATAAACCAGATTTGGTTCATGAAAAGCTGCTCCCTTGGCTGGCTAATCTTCCTACTATATGA